A genome region from Chelonia mydas isolate rCheMyd1 chromosome 24, rCheMyd1.pri.v2, whole genome shotgun sequence includes the following:
- the CNFN gene encoding cornifelin, translating to MAYQAETVQPGRVQTSYSYGTSSAWSSGTCDCFADMGVCLCGTFVPCILASQVSQDFGESCLLPCLPGTLLALRTGVRERYHIEGSICDDWIVMACCGPCGLCQLSRELSHRR from the exons ATGGCCTATCAGGCGGAGACCGTGCAGCCCGGCCGGGTGCAAACCAGCTACTCCTACGGCACCTCCAGCGCCTGGAGCTCCGGGACGTGCGACTGCTTCGCAGACATGGGCGTGT gtctctGCGGTACCTTTGTGCCCTGCATCCTGGCCTCCCAGGTGTCCCAGGACTTCGGcgagtcctgcctcctgccctgcctgccgggCACCCTGCTGGCCCTGCGCACGGGGGTACGGGAACGGTACCACATCGAG GGCAGTATCTGCGACGACTGGATCGTCATGGCCTGCTGTGGGCCCTGCGGCCTTTGCCAGCTGTCCCGGGAGCTGTCGCACCGGAGATGA